GCAACTAATTTTGTAGCCTAAGAATGTGACTGTATCTCAGTAATTACGTAACTTAAACGttaatgtaatatttctctGTTTCTAGCTAAACGTATGTCTACATGCAATTTAATGAACGATTAATCTTTAAGATCGTGTTATAGACCACCCTGGTAATAACATATTGATGACTAACCCTGCAACCTTCAACATTAAACCTACCTCCATCAccattccttctctctgtgtttctttaaCCGTATTCTCTCCCATCCATCCCTTCACCTACTCAACCACAGTAATCACAGGGCATCTGACAGGGCTCCCACATTGGTTAAAATAGAAAATCTGATTAATATAGCACATTTTCAAGGTACTGATATTAGACAAACAATATTTTGCACATATTACAGCAATCCTTATGAGGACCTAGGCCATGGCCCCCAAGACTCACCAGCAACCTTGTTGTTGACTGGGCTAACAGGTTCTAGTCAACAGTAGTATAGCTCTAGTACTTTATGTAGAGATATTACACATTTTTAGTAAAGAACACAGTCTCCagagaaacatttcagacagaggtccttcatcagttgtgcaagcaaagcaCTTTTCAGGCCTTTTTCTCTAGAAATTGTACTTTACTAAGTTTTAATATCTCTActgtacgtgcacacacacacacacacacacacacacacacacacacacacacacacacatacatatatatatatatctatatatatatatatatatatataaaaataaaggcaaTTGCACTGGATATTTCACATGCTTTTTATTAAAGCctatttattagttttttatGGTCAACTGCATTGACATTTATGTGTTATAGACTACATTAGGTGCAAGGGCAGCCTCAGGTCATGAAGAAATTTGCagctttaattaaaaacaacaaaaatgaaaagaggaaagaTAGAAACAGTATAAGAAGAAAAGGAGTGTGACAGCTCATCAACTGAATGCCATGGAAATGGGGaaggcaggggcaggggcattCCTTTCTTGATCATAGCAACTTCACTTTCTATTGTGCAACTCATAGCGAATCTTCAACCGTTGTTGCTTTATGGGTGGTACTCAGTCTTTGATTACAGAACTGGGCAGAAATACAGCATCCATAACTACAGTGAAATAAAGAGCATATCAgatacactgaaataaaaatcaagAATTAAATGAAAGTCTCTGACATTTCAATTTCTTGGGGACAATTACATATTTCTTCAATAACAAAAACCTATGATTTAGCAAACCAGTAACAGAACAGGTGCAAAACATAAAGTGGTAATAATATCTAAACACTAAAATCAACATTATGATTATTGTGGGCCCATTCAGACATGTTAATATCATTTCAGACAACCGCATCGCCATatacaaaatgaaaatcaaactCAACTCTAGAAATGATGATCTCACACTTTAGATTTCAGATTACCATAGATACCAAGGAATTTGATATGAGATTATGTCTGGTATTCTTTcatggtttggaaatagcaaTTCTGTACTGATACGCATAAGACAACAACACAATAGCTAAACCCGCAAGGAGACATCCCTACATACAcaacccctcctctcctcacactgcCACATACATTTTTGCCAAGCTAATGTGACCACATACATTTTTGCCAAGCTAATGTGGATCTGGGACAGTCTGGGATAATTATCCTTAAGTCCTAGTATAACCTTTCAAACCATGGTGATTTTAGTGCCACTGCTCCTGTTTGTACACATCAGCGCTACTTGAGCTCACCTCTCATGGGTGTGGAGAGggctatgtctgtgtgtgtctactgaTGTGCATGTGCTTGGCAGGTGTTGCTGGGCAGAAGTTCAAAGAGAGAGCCACCCAGAACTTGGCTCCACGTTGCTTCCCTTTGGGCTGTGGAGGCATGTGCAAGAGTGAGCCCCCCTCCTTACAGAGGCCTCCACTATGTAATGCATGCTTGAACCCTGagttcacacacaaccatgcccACACAAGCATGCTCGGAGGTGTCCACATGTGATACATCATTCCATACAGTAATTTGGCTAAACAATGTGGACAGGAGGCTTGTAAAGAGAGTCAGATTGTTTTGCTTAAGGCTGTAGCAACCTCACCCAGGATAAGCAGTGTACCCTGAGAGCACTGCTTCATCAAAGACTGAATTTCATTACAGTTAAAGAACCGAAAGAGGAAAGAACAATGGGCCTGAGGCAACTGCATCCTGTCAGCAACCGCCCAAGCGCTAAGCCCATCCACACACTGACCTGAAGTCAGACATATGCTGGAAACCACATGCTGAACTCACAGGAAGCTGACCTCAGAACAAACCTCCAACCCTCTCTAATATATGCTATCTGTATGACCCAGGGTGTAGCAAGATGGGGAAGTAAAACCTACAAAGTCTACCCTATTTGAAATGAAGATGAACAGTTTGAAATACTGCATGCTTTCACATGCATAGACACTTGCTGTGATTTGGAAAGACAGACgtcttggagtgtgtgtgtgtgtgtgtgtgtgtgtgtgtgtgtgtgtgtgtgtgtgtgtgtgtgtgtgtgtgtgtgtttgtgtatgtgcacctGTTTCTTTAAGAAACACAGAGCATAGGTACCTGGGCTCCAAGCATCGTAACAGAAGAGATGGCTCATCAAAGAAACACAATCACCAAATCCTCAGTGACTTACAGCCAATTATTATTTCACAGAAAAACCCATTgataagtaaaaacaaaagtgaaagcaaaaaaTTGGGAAGCGCCTATCAGAAAAGGGATGAAAGAGTAAACTAGTAAGATAGGCACCTagaaagagggtgtgtgtttaacaGTTTAGCCACTTTTAAGAAAATTGGACATGGGTGAATAATTCAGACTTTGTCACTGTGGTGCAAATTGTAATATGAGGCTTGACCCTGTGTGCTGATAAAGCACTAGACACTTCAGTGACCTGCTTGTTAAAGGATGGGTTCaccctgttttcaaaatctCACAAAACATTGCCATCCCAAGCACAGCGGTGATCGGCTGTTATTTTGTACCCCTTAGCTAACTTTTCATTCTCAGGCTGTGAATGAAAAGGTTAAAGATTCATACTGCAATTTGGCACCATACTCTTCCATGGTTGGCAGCTCTTACACTTGCCCACTGGTCAGTCAACACAGTGAAATATGCAAAACTATGAAAACTGTAATCCTTCCCTTTAACAGCTCTCAAAATGGAAATCTCTTATATGCATATAATAAGGAATTTCTGTGATTACATACAGCTGGGTGTGCGTGCCCTAACCACCTAACTACATTAATCCAGATGTTGACAATCTCTTTATGCATCTAGCAAgcatatacctgtgtgtgtgtgtgtgtgtgtgtgtgtgtgtgtgtgtgtgtgtgtgtgtgtgtgtgtgtgtgtgtgtacacatcttCTCTCTCCTACTTGAGTGCTTTTACAACAGAAGCGTAGGCCTCATAAATCTCATTGTCGCTCGGACAGGTTGAGGAGAACTCCTCCCGAGCATACGCTGCATCCAGGTATCGCCATAGTGctgaaagagagtgaggaatGGAGAAACCCCGATACTTCAGACAGACCACCTGAATggcagaggagagtgagagagagacagagagagataaacagatagagagaggggggggtgcAATAAAGAAGTAATGATAGGTAGTCTGTGActtactttctctcttctcttgctCATGTTTACCCTATTTAGCTACAATGAATAACCAGGATGTTTGGTTACCTTGACAATGTGTAATTTAGGCAGTAGGTTGCAGTCAGCCAGTGTGAGTTCCTGGCCATCAAGGAAGGGGCGGGCCGATGTGGTGACATCATCAGCACTGTTCTCATCAATTTCATCTGGTAGAGGGGTACTCAGGTAATCATCCATTTTCTTCAAAGCCTTCAACAGGCCTTTCTCCAGgtctgtgctcacacacacacacacatacacacacacacacagcgtagATTGACAAATGTTAGAATATGTTATACATGTTGACCACCGAATAAAAGTTATTTATGACCAAGTAAATTTTCCTTAAACAGCAATCACAGTAATGTGATAAACCAGGCTGATCTTAGAGGtgccaaaaataattttgatctGAACAGATGCCAGTTTCCCAGCCAGAGGTTACACCACGACTAAGAACCATTTAAAATTAACTATCCAGTCACCAGTGTGTTtactggatgtaaaagcattGCATAGTGTGTTGATTGTTATGTTCTTGGGtactgagaaaggtgctataaaAGTGTAACTTCACATTCATAAGTAAAACCAAAATTATTTTCCATAGGGCATCCTCACAGAGAGTGTAATTAATATTTAGATTAGGATTTAAATCTATATGTTAGTATGCTAAAGGGCATTGTTAGTGTTTGCTATAATCCTGGAACACTGGGTCTGAATTATGCTTGGCCTGCACATACATAAGCACCAATACATTGTGTTAACGAACTCCTCCATCACATGGGTTTGGCCTGGAGGGTGTAGCCATAGAGCACTTTAAATAAGAAACTGTCCAATTTGGTATGCTACAGTATTTATGACACCTTGATTAAGGTTTCTGAAGGACTGAGATATACTGTAAAGTTAAACCATTTGCCAACAAGCCATTTAGACATGACTAGTGATTCagtgggttttatttatttaaaaaaaaggtaaataaataaataaatctgaactATTCAACTAGATTTATGCAATATTATGCTCCAAATATTTCTGCAATCTGAAACTCAGAAACAATTTCATCTGAGAATTTGATTGTTGAGTGAAAAACCACATGGCCCCTTGATGACAAATAAATATTCACAGTAGGGCCATTCTTATCTGATCatacaattatttttcatattcagTTACTTTGCAACCTTGGTCTAGCTGATGTAATGGCAAATGATGGTATATAGACGCCTGTTCCAacacctaaacctaaacctaaacctaaacctaaacctaaacctaaaccttaaccttaaccacCTGTTTTATAAAGACAATCACTGGGttttcattcaaatattttgaaaatgttgtgtgcatatttgttgAGGGGTGCTGAAGtaacaggattttttttttcctttttcttttttttaaatctaactACAAACATCTGGGCTTACCCAGAGTGTTCTgccacacaacacagctgattATCAGTTGGAAGCTTTCAGCTAAATCAACAGTGGTCAGGCTAGCACAGCATGAATATGTGGAATAGTAATATTACTTACTGTCATTCAACCCAGGATTGGAGTTCTTGATGTAGGCAGAGAACTTGGAGAAGACATCCATGCCAGCAGTATTGGACTCTGGGTTTCGAGCAGCTAGGCGAGGATACCTGTGGGGTGGGAGTGAGGAGGGGGGAGAAGGGGTTCAGTGAGGACCAGCAACCAAACAATGGCCAATGAAGTTTATGAAAAACGATGTACTCAAACAATATGGCCATGTCTTAATATAAGATGTGAAAAGAatataaatcaatcaataataGATCCACTGTTTGAATAACCCAACAACATATATTTCACTATCAAGGTAAGGATGAAAAATGTAAGGATACACAATTCACAGAAGAGACCTTCAGGTAGATCCTGAAGAGAGAATCAGACTGAAGACTAAACAATAAATGACTGAATACTTAGGAGGAGAAAGGTGCTCCTCCAAGAATTCCTCAATTTTGTTGGTGTCTGTCTTCACTTCCCTCCCATACAGTAGAAATGGAGGCTGGGCTCCAGGGGCCAAGTCCTTCAGGACATCCGGcttcctggagagagagagagacatcattCAATATAAAACTTTGGCCTAGTCTTTAACATTCAATAAAGTGCGGATCAATAAAGtacaagtaaaaacaaaacatcaaaatctATAGACAGAAGAATATAAGTATTTGTCAATATTGGATGactaaacatttaataatttacagGAACATGTACTTGAACTTGGACAAAACAGCCATATGTATGAAGTGTGTGAGGAAGATGTACATACCTCTTCATATCCACAGTGGTCACGTTAAATGTCACCCCTTTCAACCAAAGGACCATGAAGAGCCTCTGGGAGAAGGGGCAGTTCCCAATACTTTGTCCATCACTACCCGcctacacgcgcgcgcgcacacacaaacacacacaattaagaGGTTTATCGTGGACTGCCATTACCTTCCTGattaaaacaggtttttttttatataaaacatcatACACCACTTAAGTATCCACGTCATAAAGAAATCAAACTTTAAATTGAATAATagtttaatacaaatatttttcagttgtttatgTCTTAATTTAATTCGGTCTTGAAAATCAGCTGCGCCTGttaccaaaataaacaaatcatagTCTGTTCACCGTTAACTGTATCTTTCTAAAGTGTGCGTCAACGTCTAAACATACGCATACGTTAATCAGGAGACTGTCGTTAGGATGAAGTCTGCGGACTACGCTTCTGTTCCTGCTCTATGCTGTAGTTTGTACTCCTCTGGCCCCCTGAATCTTCAGGTTGTGCCCGGAAATGAACGCAACTGGGCAGCGCGAGCACCGTGCTAAACAATGCTTGCTTTCATACTTCTGTGAGGGGGAGAGGAACTTTACCACGTTTTACAGCAAGCTATACCCTGTTCCTCTAAGCGACAACGCCCCTTATATGACTTGAGATATTAGTCCtacaataaaaaatatcatAACTCGGATTTAACCGattgaataaaaaaatactgttaGGCGAGTTTTGATATTTTAGATCATGCTTCCTGTGGCACCACGAAAGCTTCTTTCTGTTGTAGTTTTTGAAAACAACACGATGCAGGCCTATGCATGGCTTGTCCCGCTATAAAGGATTGCTGCACCTTGCTCTGGTCTATCATAAGTTATGTCTTACTTTATTAAATCATTCAGATCACATTTACTTTGctaagaaatgttttattagtttgttGGTGATAAGTGATTCTGATATCAAGTAAGCAATGTTTTTAAGAATGTTATTCTCTAATAAGGTCTGGTCTAACTATAGTCTATTGTAGGCAGTTGGCTTTGCAGGCTAAACGGTATCCTCTATTGTAATCGCGGGTAATTTACCTTCACAAAGAGCTCGATCTCAGGTTGGCTTCCGTCGCTCATGTTAATCCAGTTAGTTATTGCGGAAAAACCGAGCcttaataataaacagaaaacttCCGAAACACGTTAATATGTCAATTGACAACTTAGTGTCTAAATGCCCGATGTGCCCCTTACTTTAGGATGAGTTGGTTTCCGATTTGAGTTAACTTCCGCTGTCTGGTCGTGGTCCAGAACTGATCTATTCGCCACAAAGCTGTTCGAGCACACAGTCCCAATGAAATTTTGGCTACACACTACAATAAAGTATCCAATAACACTTCTTTGAAATTCGGTCGTAACAGAGGCTACGAATCGCAGTTACGATTCCCTACTAGCGATCTGTATTAGAGTTTAACACGCCTACGCTACGCATACTCGACTTCCCTCATACGCTCAAAGATCGCTGTAGACGAGCTAGAATATCCGTTAAAGTAGCTGTCTGCAACAGACTGCTGAAAGCGCTAGAGAAACGGATGCGCTCAAAGTGTGCGCCAGGTTTTGGTGATGCATCGGAGACAAAAGGTGAGCAGCGTTTTCACTGCTCAAAGACATGGGATTCGATTTTTGAAGGTCTTGAACTGAACAGTTGACTGCAATGTTGGAGAACTTATTTTCAAAACATATTAgtttaattaaaagtaattacTTACGTTATGTTCCAGGTATGGTGTTATATTACTTCTGCATTACCCTTGCtaaacacttttaaataaaaCGCGAAAAGACCAGTCATAATTTGAAACAGAAGAATGTACTAAAGTCAACAGATAAAATTTTCACTACAGTGGTACtggttttaaaataatatttagcaAACTATTATTTgagtaaataaaacacaaactgtTATAATGAATAGAGCTTTTAACAGATACACCATTTGCTGTTTATACACTTAaatcaattattaaaataacaaataacaggaaatatTCTAAATATAGCTAAATAATATGCctgttttcattattaaaattgCAAGACACTACAGATTCACTAATTATACAATATACACAAAATCAGATAGAATAAGACTTATTGTATGGAAAtaacacaatatataaataataactaaTGAACTAGACAGCcaaccatttaaaataacatcCCAGACTGGTTAAATGGTCCATCACCCCACAGTGATACTGCATACAGCACACAACTTTAAGAATTTTGGAGTTTGAGTACACACCAGAACAAAGAAAACTCAAGATTATTTTCCAAGAATGTCTCTGGCTCTTATTTTTGGATAACATCCACAGTGAGTGtactgtatgagtgtgtacacacacacacacacacacacacacacacacacacacacacacacacacatgtgtgtgtgtgtgtgtgtgtgtgtgtgtgtgtgtgtgtgtgtgtgtgtgtgtgtgtgtgtgtgtgtgtgtgtgtgtatatatatatatatatatatatatatatatatatatatatatatataagctgCAATGTTTTCAGAGTTTGACAAAATGGAGAAAAGTATAAACACTTCGGCATAGAGTGAATTTATACAttaaagtgtcagctaaatgccataaatgtaaatggttatGGAAGGCTTCAGACAAGGTAGTTTAAGGTGATGCGTTGGAAGGACACTGCAACCTTAATGCTGCTCTCTTCTGTTACTCTTAATCCAGAAGGTTCTGACTGCTCCAGTCTTCCCGTCACCTCACTGAGAGTCACGGTGGGTGAGAGGCGTAAAAGCAGAACTAGTGTGATCGGGGTGCTTGCTGAAATTATAGCAAAAAGGTCAAGGCTGTTGACTGCACTATTGCTCACGCTCACAATCTCGTGGGGTCACCTGCGGACCAATCAGAGGCCAGTTAGGAAAGATCATTGAAAGATGGTTTGATGCttgagaagcaaaaaaaaaacaaaacaaaaaaaaacaacctcataACTACTATGACCTTTACTGACTACTTCAGCAACCAGCATGATCGTGTTGCTTTAATGTTATCTAGTTTAACTTTCAGAGACCGCTGGGTGCTGGGGGAGAGCTGCTCTGCGTCTTGATTGCACACAATTACTTAAATCACGGCAGATTATGCAAAGTGGCGGGAATTAATCAGACTGTACCATGTCTGCATCAGGAACCAGGAGTAAGACCTCAGGACACCGACTCTTGTGTCATATGgtttaacctgtgtgtgtgtgtgcgtgtgcgtctttCCACATTGTGTTCATCCTatacgcacgtgtgtgtgtgttctcaccagtGGTGTCTCTCGGACAGGCCTCTCCACAGTGTGATCATCctatacgtacgtgtgtgtgtgtgtgtctttgtgcgcTCATCACTGGTGTCTCTCGGACAGGCCTCTCCACAGTGGGTCAGTGCGCACCATTCTCTCTATGAGCTTCTTCCACAACATGCCCTCTGAGATCACACGCTGCCACTCCTGACAGACCAACTCAGCCGAGCACAGAGAGGCTCTGCAGACACCTGAGCGCACACAGGCTCTCTGCCACCGAAGAACAGCCCAGCCAGAGAGAGCGAGGCAAAGAGcactgtgtgaaagagagagagagagagagagagagagagagagagagagagagagagagaggcaatgaGCCATGAAAGTGTTAAGGGGAAAGCAAAAGGGGGGATAATATTGAAGGGGAGGAAAGAGTCCCAACATGGAGGTGATTTTGATGAAAAGATTGAGAAAtggtgagcgagagagaggaaaacaggaaggaagaaagagggTGCATAGAAATAGCAGTAAAAAGTGCTGAGGGAGGGACAGAAGGGGAAGAGGAgtagtggggggaaaaaaaaaa
This region of Electrophorus electricus isolate fEleEle1 chromosome 2, fEleEle1.pri, whole genome shotgun sequence genomic DNA includes:
- the clic1 gene encoding chloride intracellular channel protein 1 isoform X1, which produces MSDGSQPEIELFVKAGSDGQSIGNCPFSQRLFMVLWLKGVTFNVTTVDMKRKPDVLKDLAPGAQPPFLLYGREVKTDTNKIEEFLEEHLSPPKYPRLAARNPESNTAGMDVFSKFSAYIKNSNPGLNDNLEKGLLKALKKMDDYLSTPLPDEIDENSADDVTTSARPFLDGQELTLADCNLLPKLHIVKVVCLKYRGFSIPHSLSALWRYLDAAYAREEFSSTCPSDNEIYEAYASVVKALK
- the clic1 gene encoding chloride intracellular channel protein 1 isoform X2, coding for MVLWLKGVTFNVTTVDMKRKPDVLKDLAPGAQPPFLLYGREVKTDTNKIEEFLEEHLSPPKYPRLAARNPESNTAGMDVFSKFSAYIKNSNPGLNDNLEKGLLKALKKMDDYLSTPLPDEIDENSADDVTTSARPFLDGQELTLADCNLLPKLHIVKVVCLKYRGFSIPHSLSALWRYLDAAYAREEFSSTCPSDNEIYEAYASVVKALK